From a region of the Gossypium raimondii isolate GPD5lz chromosome 10, ASM2569854v1, whole genome shotgun sequence genome:
- the LOC105777788 gene encoding uncharacterized protein LOC105777788 isoform X1, whose amino-acid sequence MKSMSLTSSFPLHVPVTASTSLVKHVNKIAMLKHNQVPNNKKPTFQIRSFSKKNKVFEDQSQGLICYEDENGEIVCEGYDEGPRFHQRTFYHLRDAEILDLLQDRWLQIVNDGGLSSANEGVITVKDDSQV is encoded by the exons TCCTTTCCTCTTCATGTTCCAGTTACAGCTTCTACTTCACTTGTAAAACATGTTAACAAGATTGCGATGCTTAAACACAACCAAGTTCCTAACAACAAAAAACCCACTTTTCAGATCAGATCCTTCTCCAAGAAAAACAAG GTTTTTGAGGACCAGTCTCAGGGATTAATCTGTTATGAagatgaaaatggtgaaatagTTTGTGAAGGATACGATGAGGGCCCTCGGTTTCATCAACGAACATTTTATCATCTTAG AGATGCAGAGATCCTTGATCTTCTTCAAGATAGATGGCTTCAAATCGTTAATGACGGAGGATTAAGCAGTGCTAATGAAGGTGTTATCACTGTGAAAGATGATTCCCAAGTGTAA
- the LOC105777788 gene encoding uncharacterized protein LOC105777788 isoform X2, with protein MISNHTPINSLFKITASTSLVKHVNKIAMLKHNQVPNNKKPTFQIRSFSKKNKVFEDQSQGLICYEDENGEIVCEGYDEGPRFHQRTFYHLRDAEILDLLQDRWLQIVNDGGLSSANEGVITVKDDSQV; from the exons TTACAGCTTCTACTTCACTTGTAAAACATGTTAACAAGATTGCGATGCTTAAACACAACCAAGTTCCTAACAACAAAAAACCCACTTTTCAGATCAGATCCTTCTCCAAGAAAAACAAG GTTTTTGAGGACCAGTCTCAGGGATTAATCTGTTATGAagatgaaaatggtgaaatagTTTGTGAAGGATACGATGAGGGCCCTCGGTTTCATCAACGAACATTTTATCATCTTAG AGATGCAGAGATCCTTGATCTTCTTCAAGATAGATGGCTTCAAATCGTTAATGACGGAGGATTAAGCAGTGCTAATGAAGGTGTTATCACTGTGAAAGATGATTCCCAAGTGTAA
- the LOC105777787 gene encoding 1-phosphatidylinositol-3-phosphate 5-kinase FAB1B, translating to MDPPNKRFSEIVGLVKSWLPWRTEPDVSRDFWMPDHSCRMCYECDSPFTLFNRRHHCRLCGRVFCAKCTENSVPAPSDDPRIPRDERDKIRVCNYCFKQWHQGITAVDDGVMVPTQDVSCSPSATSFLSTISSGTAHSSFSLSSLPYPAGSYQQFQPRSILVAHQLSAINKNIDRPIKIAPKRSNDLTTDAEDASSSQFEFSFHRSDDEDDEFSFYMSDCDTKHLSLESGYHTPFEFEDISNDDGSFKFHPNKENIEFKSVSCSPRTHAFPSPALERISQLAKKDEREADDECKASSSDGPIDFEDNKLLWLPPEPEDEEDDKEASFFDDDDDDGDCDVTGEWGFLRTSSFGSRKTQFKGKSSEEQKKAMKHIVDGHFRALVSQLLQVENLPVGDENDKEGWLEIITALSWEAATLLKPDRSKGGGMDPGGYVKVKCIATGRRCESMIVKGIVCKKNVAHRRMATKMEKPRLLILGGALEYQRVSNLLSSFDTLLQQEMDHLRMAVAKILTQQPNILLVEKSVSRFVQDNLLEKNICLVLNVKRSLLERVARCTGAQIIPSIDHLSSQKMGYCEKFHVQRLVEDLGSAGQGGKKLTKTLMHFEGCPKPFGCTILLRGANGDELKKVKHVVQYGIFAAYHLALETSFLADEGASLPELPLTVAHLDKPSNVARFISTVPGFAFPANIMSQEQQTANSISSLDLPSSNVFSNFQKIKKTPPYYLPNGTSLLSSSAPPLEFTALPLSTSGKDISDAFSKENDMDTKESSMMEAFVEKSQGFLNNDLTSSSVVPLESSGLVFSAHTDQENHNKAVEIQSGDSESSSMQQDSNNLNNCPEEPKTLKEEFPPSPKDNQSILVSLSSRSVWKGTVCERPHLFRIKYYGSFDKPLGRVLRDDLLDQSYRCHSCDLPSEAHVHCYSHQQGTLTISVKKLSEGFLSGERLGKIWMWHRCMQCPRANGLPPTTRRIVMSDAAWGLSFGKFLELSFSNHAAASRVASCGHSLHRDCLRFYGFGRMVVCFRYATISVHSVYLPPSQVSFDYENQEWIQKETDKVADRAEHMFSEVLNSLGKITEKLIATVAPHGIAKMPELRQQTSELEGILLKEKTEFQESLQKALKREVRKGQPVIDILEINRLRRQLLFQSYMWDHRLVFATNLENYSLQDSVSDSTSGHEDKSPTGDEKLKDIDMLELGKSNECSDQRELNGSTNWSDLIHQEPNTSENLNPVSEDCGNLSDSHSMYDRLDCEKPMENVRRALSEGQFPVIENLSDTLDAAWTGDIQRAAILAMQLSCSLSDSAAFDIGAVDAVTEGLDLDVHSEEKIGPKVSHSLSPALSTKGSENLEDAVSWLKMPFLSFYRSLNKNLLGNASKLDTLSEYDPIYVSSFRELEMQDGARLLLPVGINDTVIPVYDDEPTSMISYALASSEYHFQVSDEVDGPKESGDLTASVSLTDSVIQSLLSVDEMNLDPHRSFGSTDNQTGSRNSNMDPLSSTKSLHVRVSFGDDGSSDKVKYTVTCYYAKRFEALRRMCCPSELDFIRSLSRCKKWSAQGGKSNVFFAKTLDDRFIIKQVTKTELESFIKIASGYFKYLSESIGSRSPTCLAKILGIYQVTAKHLKGGKEAKMVVLVMENILFRRNLTRQYDLKGSRSRYVPSSGGSNKVLLDQNLIESMRTSPIFVSSKAKRLLERAIWNDTAFLAASDVMDYSLLVGVDVEKQELVVGIIDFMRQYTWDKHLETWVKASGILGGPKNASPTVISPKQYKKRFRKAMATYFLMIPDQWSPPPSSDISLSDRGEENEQHETSIK from the exons ATGGATCCTCCTAATAAGAGATTTTCCGAGATAGTTGGTTTAGTAAAGTCGTGGCTCCCTTGGCGAACAGAGCCTGATGTATCGAGGGATTTTTGGATGCCTGATCATAGCTGTAGGATGTGCTATGAATGCGATTCTCCGTTCACATTATTCAACCGAAGACACCATTGTAGACTCTGCGGCAGGGTTTTCTGTGCCAAGTGTACGGAGAACTCGGTTCCTGCGCCATCTGATGATCCAAGGATTCCACGAGATGAGCGGGACAAGATTCGGGTTTGTAACTATTGTTTCAAGCAGTGGCATCAGGGCATAACTGCAGTTGATGATGGAGTGATGGTGCCGACTCAGGATGTCAGTTGTTCTCCTTCAGCCACTAGTTTCCTCAGCACTATTTCCAGTGGAACTGCTCACAGTAGTTTTAGTCTTAGCTCTCTACCATATCCTGCTGGATCATATCAACAATTTCAACCGAGGTCTATTCTTGTTGCCCATCAACTGTCTgcaattaataaaaacattgatAGGCCCATAAAGATAGCACCAAAGAGGAGCAATGATCTGACAACTGATGCAGAAGATGCATCTTCAAGCCAATTTGAGTTTTCATTCCACAG GAGCGATGATGAGGATGACGAGTTCAGCTTTTATATGTCTGATTGTGACACGAAGCATCTCTCTCTAGAAAGCGGCTATCATACTCCTTTTGAATTTGAGGATATTAGCAATGATGACGGGTCATTTAAATTTCATcccaataaagaaaatattgagtTCAAAAGTGTAAGCTGTTCTCCAAGAACCCACGCTTTCCCTTCACCAGCTTTGGAACGAATATCACAGCTTGCGAAGAAAGATGAGCGGGAAGCTGATGATGAATGCAAAGCATCATCTTCGGATGGTCCTATAGATTTTGAAGATAATAAACTTCTCTGGCTCCCTCCTGAACCcgaagatgaagaagatgataaggAAGCTTCTTtctttgatgatgatgatgatgatggagaTTGTGATGTTACAGGAGAGTGGGGATTTCTTCGCACAAGCAGCTTTGGAAGTAGGAAGACTCAGTTTAAGGGTAAGTCGAGTGAGGAGCAGAAGAAAGCAATGAAGCATATAGTTGATGGACATTTTAGGGCTTTGGTATCTCAGCTTTTACAGGTTGAGAACCTTCCTGTGGgtgatgaaaatgataaagaagGCTGGTTAGAGATCATCACTGCTCTTTCATGGGAGGCTGCTACGCTTTTAAAGCCAGACAGAAGCAAAGGGGGAGGGATGGATCCTGGTGGATATGTTAAAGTGAAATGCATAGCTACTGGACGTCGCTGTGAGAG CATGATTGTCAAAGGAATTGTTTGCAAGAAGAATGTTGCTCATCGACGAATGGCTACAAAAATGGAGAAACCTCGGTTGTTGATCCTTGGTGGAGCTCTTGAATACCAGCGAGTGTCTAACCTACTTTCAAGTTTTGATACTTTGTTGCAGCAG GAAATGGACCATTTGAGGATGGCTGTAGCAAAGATACTTACACAGCAACCCAATATCCTTCTGGTAGAGAAATCAGTTTCTCGATTTGTCCAGGACAACCTTCTTGAAAAGAACATATGCCTTGTTCTCAATGTCAAGAGGTCATTGTTAGAACGCGTTGCACGCTGCACAGGTGCTCAAATTATCCCTTCAATTGATCATCTCTCTTCTCAGAAGATGGGTTACTGTGAAAAGTTTCATGTTCAGAGGCTCGTGGAAGATCTTGGTTCTGCTGGACAAGGAGGAAAGAAATTGACCAAGACATTAATGCATTTTGAAGGCTGCCCAAAGCCATTCGGTTGCACT ATATTACTTAGGGGAGCAAATGGAGATGAATTGAAGAAAGTCAAGCATGTGGTCCAATATGGAATTTTTGCAGCTTATCACTTGGCTCTGGAGACATCATTTCTTGCTGATGAAGGAGCCTCTCTGCCGGAGTTGCCTTTGACTGTGGCACATTTGGATAAACCATCAAACGTGGCGAGGTTCATATCAACAGTTCCTGGTTTTGCTTTTCCTGCCAATATAATGTCCCAGGAACAACAAACAGCTAATAGTATTTCCTCTTTAGATCTACCATCATCAAATGTCTTTAGTAACTTTcagaagataaaaaaaactccACCATATTATTTACCTAATGGTACAAGCTTGTTGTCTTCAAGCGCACCCCCTTTAGAATTCACTGCCCTTCCACTATCCACTTCTGGAAAAGATATCTCAGATGCATTTTCCAAGGAAAATGATATGGACACCAAAGAATCTTCAATGATGGAAGCTTTTGTGGAGAAAAGTCAGGGTTTCTTGAATAATGATCTCACTTCTAGTAGTGTTGTACCATTAGAATCTTCAGGGCTAGTTTTTAGTGCACACACTGACCAAGAGAATCATAACAAAGCAGTTGAAATTCAGTCAGGTGATTCAGAGTCATCCTCTATGCAACAAGATAGTAATAACCTTAATAACTGTCCTGAGGAGCCAAAAACTTTGAAAGAAGAATTTCCGCCATCTCCCAAAGACAATCAGAGCATTTTGGTTTCTTTATCATCTCGAAGCGTGTGGAAAGGGACTGTCTGTGAAAGACCCCATCTCTTTCGAATAAAATATTACGGCAGTTTTGATAAACCTTTGGGTCGGGTTTTACGGGATGATTTATTGGATCAG aGTTACCGATGCCATTCATGTGACTTGCCTTCGGAAGCACACGTTCATTGTTATAGTCATCAACAAGGAACCCTCACCATATCTGTTAAGAAACTCTCTGAAGGTTTCTTATCTGGTGAAAGACTGGGCAAGATCTGGATGTGGCACAGATGCATGCAATGTCCCAGGGCCAATGGCTTACCTCCGACCACTCGGAGAATAGTGATGTCTGATGCTGCTTGGGGTTTATCTTTTGGGAAGTTTTTGGAGCTTAGTTTTTCAAACCATGCAGCTGCAAGCCGGGTTGCAAGCTGTGGCCATTCTTTACATAGAGATTGTCTTCGTTTCTACGG ATTTGGGAGAATGGTTGTTTGCTTTCGTTATGCTACAATCAGCGTCCATTCTGTCTACCTTCCACCCTCACAAGTTAGTTTTGACTATGAGAATCAGGAATGGATACAAAAAGAAACAGATAAG GTGGCTGACCGGGCAGAGCATATGTTTTCCGAAGTACTCAATTCCCTAGGTAAAATTACAGAAAAGTTAATTGCCACAGTGGCACCTCATGGTATCGCAAAAATGCCTGAGCTGAGACAACAAACTTCTGAACTTGAAGGAATATTACTAAAGGAGAAAACGGAGTTTCAG GAATCGTTGCAAAAGGCTTTGAAAAGGGAAGTCAGAAAAGGGCAACCTGTTATTGACATTCTTGAAATTAACCGGTTGAGGCGGCAATTACTTTTCCAATCTTATATGTGGGACCACCGCCTGGTTTTTGCTACCAATTTGGAAAACTACAGCCTTCAGGACAGTGTCAGCGATTCGACTTCAGGACATGAGGACAAATCCCCAACTGGTGACGAAAAGCTCAAAGACATCGATATGCTGGAACTTGGAAAAAGCAATGAATGCTCTGACCAAAGAGAACTGAATGGCAGCACCAATTGGTCAGACCTGATACATCAAGAACCAAACACGAGTGAAAATTTAAATCCAGTATCTGAAGACTGTGGTAATCTTTCTGATAGCCACAGCATGTATGACCGACTGGATTGTGAGAAACCTATGGAAAATGTTCGCCGGGCCTTGTCTGAAGGCCAGTTTCCTGTCATAGAAAATTTGTCAGATACCCTTGATGCTGCTTGGACTGGCGATATTCAGCGAGCAGCAATACTAGCTATGCAACTTTCGTGTTCTCTTTCTGATTCTGCTGCTTTTGATATTGGTGCTGTAGATGCAGTAACAGAGGGGTTAGATTTGGATGTCCACTCTGAAGAAAAGATTGGGCCAAAAGTTTCTCATTCTCTTTCACCAGCATTGTCCACTAAAGGTTCTGAGAATTTGGAAGACGCTGTAAGCTGGTTAAAAATGCCTTTCTTAAGCTTCTACCGTTCCTTGAACAAAAACCTTTTAGGCAATGCTTCTAAGCTCGATACATTGAGTGAGTATGATCCAATCTATGTTTCTTCGTTTAGAGAGTTGGAAATGCAAGATGGGGCTAGATTGCTTTTGCCAGTGGGTATTAACGACACTGTTATTCCTGTTTATGATGATGAGCCCACAAGTATGATATCATATGCTCTAGCATCATCCGAATATCATTTCCAGGTAAGTGATGAAGTGGATGGGCCTAAAGAAAGTGGGGATTTAACAGCTTCAGTATCTTTAACGGATTCAGTGATTCAGTCGTTACTTTCTGTTGATGAGATGAACTTAGATCCTCATAGAAGTTTTGGTTCAACCGATAACCAAACTGGATCTCGCAACTCGAATATGGACCCACTTTCATCTACAAAGTCTTTGCATGTCAGGGTATCTTTTGGAGATGATGGATCGTCTGACAAAGTGAAATATACTGTTACATGCTATTATGCGAAGCGATTCGAAGCATTAAGGAGAATGTGTTGCCCATCAGAGCTAGATTTCATAAGGTCTTTGAGTCGTTGTAAGAAGTGGAGCGCACAGGGTGGCAAGAGCAACGTTTTCTTTGCAAAAACCTTGGATGATCGGTTTATCATTAAACAAGTCACGAAGACAGAGTTGgaatcatttataaaaattgcATCTGGATATTTCAAGTACTTGTCTGAATCAATTGGTTCTCGAAGTCCGACATGCCTGGCAAAGATTCTCGGTATTTATCAG GTTACTGCAAAGCATCTTAAAGGTGGGAAAGAGGCAAAGATGGTTGTTCTGGTAATGGAGAATATTCTGTTTAGAAGAAATCTCACTCGGCAATATGATCTCAAAGGATCTAGATCTCGTTATGTTCCCAGCTCTGGTGGAAGCAACAAGGTTCTGCTAGATCAGAACTTGATTGAATCAATGCGGACTTCCCCGATTTTCGTGAGTAGTAAAGCAAAGCGGTTATTGGAAAGAGCAATCTGGAATGACACTGCTTTTCTTGCA GCAAGCGATGTGATGGATTACTCGTTACTGGTTGGAGTGGATGTAGAGAAGCAAGAGTTAGTTGTCGGAATTATTGATTTCATGAGGCAGTATACCTGGGACAAGCATCTCGAAACTTGGGTGAAAGCTTCAGGCATTCTCGGTGGACCAAAGAATGCATCACCAACCGTAATTTCACCAAAACAATACAAGAAAAGGTTCCGGAAAGCAATGGCAACTTATTTCCTAATGATCCCAGATCAGTGGTCTCCTCCTCCCAGTTCTGACATATCTCTGTCAGATAGAGGCGAAGAGAACGAACAACACGAGACCTCCATTAAGTGA
- the LOC105776547 gene encoding FCS-Like Zinc finger 17 yields the protein MAVKLNSSPFKVEEKSNPMPRDTANLSNKISSCSSVVVGLRILTQTSLVKSNVVVVKPAFKISLPGSRNHHLLRSPADDSCFLKSCHLCRKNLSLDKEVYMYRGDQGFCSIKCREKQILMDEMRELEQSTKQRIAKGGHYRHCSAAASARREVHLLLEDLRRRNQSSTHESQKPWAIVS from the exons ATGGCTGTGAAACTTAACAGTAGTCCTTTCAAGGTGGAAGAAAAGAGCAACCCAATGCCTCGAGATACTGCAAACCTTAGCAACAAGATCAGCTCATGCTCATCAGTTGTTGTTGGGCTTAGAATCCTTACCCAGACTTCACTGGTCAAATCTAATGTCGTGGTCGTTAAACCCGCATTCAAAATCAGCCTTCCCGGCTCTCGAAACCATCACCTTCTCCGGTCGCCGGCCGATGATTCTTGCTTTCTCAAATCATGTCATTTATGCCGCAAGAACTTGAGCCTAGATAAAGAAGTTTACATGTACAG GGGTGATCAAGGCTTTTGCAGCATAAAGTGTAGGGAAAAGCAAATTTTGATGGATGAAATGAGGGAACTGGAACAGTCTACTAAACAAAGGATTGCTAAAGGGGGTCATTATAGGCATTGTAGCGCCGCCGCCTCCGCCCGGCGAGAGGTCCATCTCCTCCTAGAGGATCTTCGCCGGAGAAACCAATCATCAACTCATGAAAGCCAAAAGCCCTGGGCAATTGTTTCATAG